In Bufo gargarizans isolate SCDJY-AF-19 chromosome 5, ASM1485885v1, whole genome shotgun sequence, the following are encoded in one genomic region:
- the KCNK9 gene encoding potassium channel subfamily K member 9, with translation MALRTGTAWFGQVLRRASRLQGTWSRRSSSLLCLSSSQEHEQGVGRGDQPCIHHHHHHHSHPLHSHSPGAQPSHCCLQLPSGCCALSDRTGGHDPLTSRLLVAMKRQNVRTLSLIICTFTYLLVGAAVFDALESDYEMREEEKLKAEEIRLKGKYNISNEDYRQLELVIMQSEPHRAGVQWKFAGSFYFAITVITTIGKCTFMDFEVLLGLITLQPLK, from the coding sequence ATGGCACTGCGCACTGGGACTGCTTGGTTTGGGCAAGTCCTGCGCCGAGCCTCCAGGCTGCAGGGTACTTGGTCCAGGAGATCCAGTAGCCTCCTGTGTCTTTCCTCTTCCCAGGAACACGAGCAGGGAGTAGGGAGAGGTGACCAACCCTgcatccaccaccaccaccaccatcacagcCACCCCCTCCACTCCCACTCTCCAGGTGCCCAGCCCAGCCATTGCTGCCTGCAACTTCCCAGCGGCTGCTGCGCCCTCTCAGACAGGACGGGGGGACATGATCCCCTCACAAGCCGGTTGCTGGTGGCCATGAAGAGGCAGAACGTGCGGACTTTGTCCCTCATCATCTGCACGTTCACTTATCTGCTGGTCGGGGCCGCTGTCTTTGATGCACTGGAGTCAGACTACGAAATGCGGGAGGAAGAGAAGCTTAAAGCCGAGGAGATCCGCCTTAAAGGGAAGTATAACATCTCCAACGAGGACTACCGGCAACTGGAGCTGGTCATCATGCAGTCCGAGCCTCACCGGGCAGGGGTTCAATGGAAATTTGCAGGATCCTTTTACTTTGCCATCACAGTCATCACCACTATAGGTAAGTGCACCTTCATGGATTTTGAGGTCTTGCTGGGTTTGATCACTCTTCAACCTTTAAAATAA